In Leuconostoc kimchii IMSNU 11154, the DNA window AAACACCAATCGATCGTATTGATTATATGGACGTTTCGCCTAAACAAGTTGTTTCCGTTGGAACTGCTGCAATTCCTTTCTTGGAAAATGATGATTCAAACCGTGCTTTGATGGGTGCCAACATGCAACGTCAGGCTGTACCGCTACTTGATCCTCATTCACCATTAGTTGGGACAGGTATTGAATATAAAGCTGCGCATGATTCAGGTGTTGCTATGATTTCTCGTGCAGCAGGTGTTGTTGAATATGTTGATGGACATGAAATTCGTGTTCGCCGCGAGGACGGTCAATTAGACAACTACGAGTTGATGAAGTTCCGTCGTTCAAATGGCGGTAAAAACTATAACCAAAAGCCAATTGTTCACGAGGGTGAATATGTCGCAGCTGATGAAGTTTTGGCTGATGGTCCTTCAATGGAGCAGGGCGAGTTAGCCTTAGGGCAAAATCCATTAATTGCCTTTATGACTTGGCAAGGTTATAACTTCGAGGATGCGATTGTATTAAACGAACGTCTGGTTCGTGAAGACGTTTATACTTCCATTCATATCGAAGAATATGATTCAGAAGCACGTGATACAAAACTCGGACCGGAAGAAATGACACGTGAAATCCCTAATACTGGTGAAGATCAGTTAAAGGATTTAGATGCTGATGGTATTATTCGCGTTGGTGCTGAAGTGCATGACGGTGATATCTTGGTTGGTAAAGTGACGCCTAAGGGTGTGACAGAATTGTCAGCTGAAGAACGTTTGTTGCATGCCATATTCGGTGAAAAGGCGCGTGAAGTACGTGATACATCATTACGTGTTCCTCACGGTGGTGGCGGTGTTGTTCAAAACGTCCGTATTTATACACCTGAAAATGGGGATGAACTTGCGCCTGGTGTGAATATGATGGTTCGTGTTTATATTGCACAAAAGCGTAAGATTCAAGTCGGTGACAAGATGGCTGGTCGTCATGGTAACAAGGGAACTGTTTCCGTTGTTGTGCCTGAAGAGGATATGCCATATATGCCAGATGGTACGCCAATTGATATTTTGTTGTCGCCCATGGGTGTGCCTTCACGTATGAATATTGGTCAAGTACTTGAACTACATCTTGGATTTGCTGCCAAAAAGCTAGGTATTCATGTCGCTTCACCGGTCTTTGATGGTGCTAGTGATGATGAGATTGAGGCTGCTTTACGTGAAGCTGGATTGCCACAAGATGGTAAATCAGTGGTTTACGACGGTCGCACTGGTGAAGCATTTGATAAGCGTGTTGGTGTTGGTGTTATGCACTATATGAAGTTGGCCCACATGGTTGATGATAAAATTCATGCACGTTCAATCGGACCTTACTCACTTGTTACCCAACAACCTTTGGGTGGTAAAGCGCAATTTGGTGGTCAGCGTTTCGGTGAAATGGAAGTTTGGGCACTGGAAGCTTATGGTGCCGCTTATACGTTGCAAGAAATTTTGACATATAAGTCAGATGATGTTGCAGGTCGTGTAAAGGTTTATGAATCAATCATTAAGGGTGAGCCAATTCCACGTCCAGGTGTCCCTGAATCATTCCGTGTGCTTGTTAAGGAGTTACAGGCACTTGGGTTGGATATGCAAGTGTTGGACGGTGCAGGTAGTGAAGTTGAATTACGTCAAATGGACGAAGATGATTCAATTTTGCCAGTTGATGCACTTGAAAAGCTTGTACGTTCGAACCCTGATTTGTTAAACAAAGAAGATGATGAAGTTGCAGCCGCTTTCTCAAAGGTTGAAGCTCAAAATAATACTGAAGACTAAACTTAATATAAGACAAAACGTGTCATGCAGATGCAACACGTTTGTTGTCAGGTGTTTTTAATTAAAAATAATTAAAAACAGCTTATAGCAAACGTGAAGTCATCTGTTATTGGGCGTTTACGTCATAAATAACGAAAGGGAACAGCAAATAGATGGCAATCGATGTTAATAAGTTCGAAAGCATGCAAATCGGTTTGGCTTCTCCTGATAAGATCCGTTCATGGTCTTATGGTGAAGTAAAGAAGCCGGAAACGATTAACTATCGCACACTCAAACCTGAAAAAGATGGTTTGTTTGATGAACGTATTTTTGGACCCACAAAAGATTATGAGTGCGCTTGTGGTAAGTATAAGCGTATCCGATATAAAGGGATTGTTTGTGATCGCTGTGGTGTTGAAGTAACATCATCAAAAGTTCGTCGAGAACGTATGGGGCACATCGAGTTAGCTGCGCCTGTTACACATATCTGGTATTTTAAGGGTATTCCATCACGAATGGGTCTTGTCCTCGATATGTCACCACGTTCACTTGAAGAAATTATCTATTTTGCTTCGTATGTTGTCATTGAACCTGGTGACGCACCTGTCGAAAAAAAGCAGTTAATGACAGAACGTGAGTATCGCGAGCTAAAACGCGAACATGGTGCTAGTTTCAAGGCAGGCATGGGTGCTGAAGCAATTAAAGATTTGTTAGCCAATGTTGACTTAGAGGCTGAAGCAGATCAACTCAAGCGTGAATTACAAGAAGCAACTGGTCAAAAGCGTGTTCGTGCGGTGCGCCGTTTAGATATTATAGAAGCTTTTTTCCAATCTGATAATAAGCCACAATGGATGGTAATGGATGTTATTCCAGTTATTCCACCAGACTTACGTCCAATGGTTCAATTGGAAGGTGGGCGTTTTGCCACATCCGATTTAAATGATTTGTACCGTCGTGTCATTAACCGTAATAATCGTTTGAAACGTTTGCTCGATTTGAATGCACCAGGTATTATTGTTCAGAACGAAAAACGTATGTTACAAGAAGCTGTTGATGCCTTGATTGATAACGGTCGTCGGGGTCGTCCAGTGGCTGGTCCAGGAAATCGTCCTTTGAAGTCCCTTTCTCATATGCTGAAGGGTAAGCAGGGGCGTTTCCGTCAAAACTTGTTAGGTAAGCGTGTCGACTATTCAGGTCGTTCAGTTATTGACGTCGGCCCATTCTTAAAGATGAATCAAATGGGATTGCCACGTCCAATGGCAATTGAATTGTTCCGACCATTTATCATGAAAGAACTGACAACACGTAAGTTAGCTGGAAACGTTAAATCTGCTAAACGTAAGATTGACAAGGCTGATGAAGACGTGATGGATGTTTTGGAAGATGTGATCAAAGAACATCCTGTTCTTTTGAACAGAGCACCTACATTGCATCGTTTGGGAATTCAAGCCTTTGAACCTGTTTTGGTTTCAGGTAAAGCAATGCGTTTGCATCCATTGGTTACAGAAGCCTATAACGCTGATTTCGATGGTGATCAGATGGCTATTCACGTGCCTTTATCTGATGAAGCGCAAGCAGAAGCACGTTTGTTAATGCTCGCTGCTGGTCATATTTTGGCACCTAAAGATGGTAAGCCAATCGTGGCACCATCTCAGGACATGGTTATTGGAAACTATTACTTAACAGCTGAAGAAGTTGGCCGTGAAGGTGAAGGAATGATTTTCTCTTCTGTAGAAGAAGCAAAAATAGCCTTTGCAAGTAAAGTTGTTCATTATCATACACGAATCGGTATACAAACTGCTTCATTCCCATCTGAAAAGCCATTTACAGATGAACAACGCTCAAAAATTATGATTACGTCAGTTGGTAAGTTGATTTTCAACGAAATATTACCAGTTAATTTTCCATATATTAATGAACCATCTGAAGATAACTTTAAGGGTATCAGTGATAATTTCTTTATTGAATCTGGCGAAAATATACATGATTATTTGGCTGATACAGCTATTGTAAGCGCCTTTAAAAAAGGCTTCTTATCTGATATTATTGCCGAAGTTTATAAGCGATATAAGGTGACAGAAACGTCGCTATTACTAGATCGTATGAAGGATCTTGGGTATGAAAAGTCAACTGAGTCTGGTTTGACAGTTTCAATGAATGATGTAACAGAATTGACTGAGAAGCCTGCAATTTTGGAAGACGCTCATAAGCAAGTTGCTACTGTTACAAAACAATTCCGTCGTGGTTTGATCACTGATGATGAACGTTATCAACGTGTGACTGAAATTTGGACAAAAGCAAAAGATATTATTCAAGATAAATTGATTGATTTATTTGAGCCAACAAACCCCATTTTCATGATGCAGGATTCAGGGGCTCGTGGTAACATTTCAAACTTCGTTCAATTAGCAGGTATGCGTGGCTTGATGGCTGGACCTGGTGGTAAAATCATTGAATTGCCTGTTACTGCTAACTTCCGTGAAGGTTTGACCGTGATGGAGATGTTTATTTCTACTCACGGAGCCCGTAAAGGTATGTCTGATACGGCCTTGAAAACTGCTAACTCAGGTTACTTAACACGTCGATTAGTTGATGTTGCGCAAGATGTTATTGTACGTGAATGGAACAATGATTCTGACCGTGGTGTCGCTGTTAAGGCTATCATGGATGGTACGTCAGTTGTTGAACCATTGTACGATCGTATCTTGGGACGTTATGCTATGAAGTCTGTCTTTGATCCAGAAACTGGTGAAAAGATTGTTTCACGTAATGAAATGATTGATGAAGACGTTGCCAAAACAATTGTTGCTGCAGGTATTGAAGAAGTGACGATTCGCTCAGTCTTTACATCAACAACAGAACATGGTGTGTCTGTGCTCGATTATGGTCGTAATTTGGCTACTGGTGAAGAGGTTGAAGTTGGTGAAGCTGTTGGAACAGTTGCCGCACAATCAATTGGTGAACCAGGTACACAATTGACAATGCGTAACTTCCATACGGGTGGTGTTGCTGGTGGAAACGATATCACACAAGGTTTGCCTCGTGTCCAAGAAATTGTTGAAGCCCGTATTCCTAAGGGACGTGCAGAAATTTCTGAAGTCACAGGCACCGTTGTTGCGATTGAAGAAAATCCAGCCGAACGTACAAAAGCTGTAACCATTGAAGGTGAAACAGATACACGTACGTATACGTTACCATTAGCAGCGCGCATGCGTTTTGCTGAAGGTGATGATATCCAGCGTGGTGAAGCAATTAGCGAGGGACCCGTAGATCCTAAGGAATTGCTTGCTGTAACTGATACATTAACGACAGAATCATACATGTTAACGGAAATTCAAAAAGTTTATCGTTTGCAAGGTATTGAAGTTTCTGATAAGCATATCGAAGTTATGATTCGTCAAATGTTACGTAAAATTCGTGTGATGGATCCAGGCGAAACGAACCTATTACCAGGTATGTTGATGGACATTGCTGACTTTAAACGTGCTAATGAATCAGCTTTGTTTGCTGGACAAGTGCCAGCGACCGCTCGTCCAGTGTTGCTTGGTATTACTAAAGCGGCCTTGGAAACAAATTCATTCTTGTCAGCCGCATCATTCCAAGAAACGACGCGTGTCTTAACGGACGCAGCTATTCGTGGAAAGAATGA includes these proteins:
- the rpoC gene encoding DNA-directed RNA polymerase subunit beta' → MAIDVNKFESMQIGLASPDKIRSWSYGEVKKPETINYRTLKPEKDGLFDERIFGPTKDYECACGKYKRIRYKGIVCDRCGVEVTSSKVRRERMGHIELAAPVTHIWYFKGIPSRMGLVLDMSPRSLEEIIYFASYVVIEPGDAPVEKKQLMTEREYRELKREHGASFKAGMGAEAIKDLLANVDLEAEADQLKRELQEATGQKRVRAVRRLDIIEAFFQSDNKPQWMVMDVIPVIPPDLRPMVQLEGGRFATSDLNDLYRRVINRNNRLKRLLDLNAPGIIVQNEKRMLQEAVDALIDNGRRGRPVAGPGNRPLKSLSHMLKGKQGRFRQNLLGKRVDYSGRSVIDVGPFLKMNQMGLPRPMAIELFRPFIMKELTTRKLAGNVKSAKRKIDKADEDVMDVLEDVIKEHPVLLNRAPTLHRLGIQAFEPVLVSGKAMRLHPLVTEAYNADFDGDQMAIHVPLSDEAQAEARLLMLAAGHILAPKDGKPIVAPSQDMVIGNYYLTAEEVGREGEGMIFSSVEEAKIAFASKVVHYHTRIGIQTASFPSEKPFTDEQRSKIMITSVGKLIFNEILPVNFPYINEPSEDNFKGISDNFFIESGENIHDYLADTAIVSAFKKGFLSDIIAEVYKRYKVTETSLLLDRMKDLGYEKSTESGLTVSMNDVTELTEKPAILEDAHKQVATVTKQFRRGLITDDERYQRVTEIWTKAKDIIQDKLIDLFEPTNPIFMMQDSGARGNISNFVQLAGMRGLMAGPGGKIIELPVTANFREGLTVMEMFISTHGARKGMSDTALKTANSGYLTRRLVDVAQDVIVREWNNDSDRGVAVKAIMDGTSVVEPLYDRILGRYAMKSVFDPETGEKIVSRNEMIDEDVAKTIVAAGIEEVTIRSVFTSTTEHGVSVLDYGRNLATGEEVEVGEAVGTVAAQSIGEPGTQLTMRNFHTGGVAGGNDITQGLPRVQEIVEARIPKGRAEISEVTGTVVAIEENPAERTKAVTIEGETDTRTYTLPLAARMRFAEGDDIQRGEAISEGPVDPKELLAVTDTLTTESYMLTEIQKVYRLQGIEVSDKHIEVMIRQMLRKIRVMDPGETNLLPGMLMDIADFKRANESALFAGQVPATARPVLLGITKAALETNSFLSAASFQETTRVLTDAAIRGKNDPLVGLKENVIIGKIIPAGTGMAEYRKIKSKVVGDVIAQPDVDHVATPDIPKLDDVAKTFEE